A region of Paenibacillus thiaminolyticus DNA encodes the following proteins:
- the sigH gene encoding RNA polymerase sporulation sigma factor SigH translates to MSVDLRALSTPCPYERLSDEHLVDAVREGDSEALEYLINKYRNFVRAKARSYFLIGADREDIVQEGMIGLYKSIRDFKGDKLASFKAFAELCITRQIITAIKTATRQKHIPLNSYVSLDKPIYDEDSDRTLLDIIGGSRVSDPEELIINQEEFVGLEDKMAEILSDLERRVLMLYLDGRSYQEIAVDLDRHVKSIDNALQRVKRKLERYLELRDGDGEE, encoded by the coding sequence GTGAGTGTTGACCTCAGAGCATTGAGCACCCCCTGTCCGTACGAACGGTTGTCGGATGAACATCTCGTCGACGCAGTTCGTGAGGGAGACAGCGAAGCGCTAGAATATTTAATTAACAAGTACCGTAATTTCGTACGTGCGAAGGCACGCTCTTATTTTTTGATAGGAGCCGATCGCGAAGATATCGTACAAGAAGGTATGATCGGATTATATAAGTCAATCCGGGATTTCAAGGGCGATAAGTTGGCTTCATTCAAGGCGTTTGCCGAACTGTGCATCACGAGGCAGATCATTACCGCAATCAAGACGGCAACGCGCCAGAAGCACATTCCATTGAACTCCTATGTATCCTTGGACAAGCCGATCTATGATGAGGATTCGGACCGGACGCTTCTTGATATTATCGGAGGCTCCCGCGTGTCGGATCCCGAAGAGCTGATTATCAATCAGGAAGAATTCGTCGGACTGGAAGACAAGATGGCCGAGATTTTGAGCGATCTTGAGCGCAGAGTGCTAATGTTGTATTTGGATGGACGATCCTATCAGGAGATTGCCGTTGATCTGGATCGCCATGTCAAGTCGATAGACAACGCCCTCCAGCGCGTCAAGCGCAAGCTGGAGCGCTATCTGGAACTGCGGGACGGCGACGGAGAAGAGTAG
- a CDS encoding NYN domain-containing protein yields the protein MRQQDWRDVLLVDGYNMIGAWHELKQLADRRLEDARDRLLDNLAEYQAYSGRRVIAVFDAYRVPGLGATYTQGKIEVYFTKEKETADECIERLVKELSHRRRQIYVATSDMTEQRVVLGLGALRISARELRLIVEQSRREVESRIREHASQPVKRNPLEGKLSLDQLLKLERMRRGEKD from the coding sequence ATGCGGCAGCAAGATTGGCGTGACGTGCTGCTGGTGGACGGCTATAATATGATCGGCGCGTGGCATGAGCTGAAGCAGTTGGCCGACCGGAGGCTCGAGGATGCGCGTGACCGCCTGCTGGACAACCTGGCGGAGTACCAGGCGTATTCCGGCAGGCGGGTCATTGCCGTGTTTGACGCCTACCGCGTCCCCGGTCTGGGAGCCACCTACACACAGGGCAAGATCGAAGTTTACTTCACGAAGGAGAAGGAAACGGCGGACGAATGCATCGAGCGTCTCGTCAAGGAGCTCTCCCATCGCCGGCGCCAGATCTATGTGGCGACCTCGGATATGACCGAGCAGCGCGTCGTTCTCGGCCTCGGCGCGCTGCGCATATCGGCCCGCGAGCTTCGGCTCATCGTGGAGCAATCGAGGCGCGAGGTGGAGAGCCGGATTCGCGAGCATGCCTCGCAGCCGGTGAAGCGCAATCCGCTGGAAGGGAAGCTCAGCCTGGACCAATTGCTGAAGCTCGAACGGATGCGCCGGGGGGAAAAAGATTAG
- the rlmB gene encoding 23S rRNA (guanosine(2251)-2'-O)-methyltransferase RlmB, whose product MEEYIAGKHSVTEALRSGRTIHKVWIADNAQKHLTQPIIAEAKKAGVIVQTADKRKLDQMAEGVQHQGVVAQVAAYGYVEVDDILARAEAKGETPFLLVLDEIEDPHNLGSILRTADCTGVHGVIIPKRRSVGLTATVSKTSAGAVEYVPVARVTNLAQTMEQLKERGIWLVGTDVSATQDLYETDLFTMPLALVIGNESKGMGRLVKQTCDALLKLPMAGQINSLNASVAAGIFMYEVVRRRRG is encoded by the coding sequence ATGGAAGAATACATTGCCGGGAAGCACTCGGTCACCGAGGCGCTCCGCTCCGGCCGTACCATTCATAAAGTATGGATTGCGGACAACGCGCAGAAGCATCTGACGCAGCCGATTATCGCGGAGGCGAAGAAGGCGGGCGTCATCGTTCAGACCGCGGACAAGCGCAAGCTGGATCAGATGGCGGAAGGCGTGCAGCATCAAGGAGTCGTCGCCCAGGTAGCCGCTTATGGCTACGTGGAGGTGGACGATATTCTCGCCCGGGCGGAGGCGAAGGGGGAGACGCCGTTCCTCCTGGTCCTCGACGAGATCGAGGATCCGCATAATCTCGGATCGATTCTGCGGACCGCAGACTGTACGGGAGTGCACGGCGTCATCATTCCGAAGCGCCGTTCCGTTGGCTTGACCGCCACCGTCTCCAAGACATCCGCCGGCGCCGTAGAGTATGTGCCGGTCGCGCGGGTAACGAATCTGGCGCAGACGATGGAGCAGTTGAAGGAGCGGGGCATCTGGCTCGTCGGAACGGATGTGTCCGCGACCCAGGACCTGTACGAGACCGATCTGTTCACGATGCCGCTTGCGCTGGTTATCGGGAACGAGAGCAAGGGCATGGGCCGCCTCGTCAAGCAGACCTGCGATGCGCTGCTGAAGCTTCCGATGGCCGGACAGATCAATTCGTTAAATGCGTCGGTCGCCGCCGGGATATTTATGTATGAGGTCGTGCGCCGGCGCCGCGGCTGA
- a CDS encoding Mini-ribonuclease 3 yields the protein MNDNEEQGMEIERPGGAEAGGMWLFPYPPAKEPKLLPPIALAYMGDAVYEMAIRQYLISLPNHRPHVLHRQATRYVSAKSQARALGRLAPQLTPEEADIVRQGRNAKSAVPKSANVNEYRQATALEALFGYLYLSGRSDRIRELAEIVVQAPEEEQAPAQTEQPGNPEALGLAERPEKRD from the coding sequence ATGAATGACAATGAGGAACAGGGAATGGAGATAGAGCGCCCGGGCGGCGCAGAGGCGGGGGGAATGTGGCTGTTCCCTTACCCGCCGGCGAAGGAGCCGAAGCTGCTGCCGCCGATCGCTTTGGCGTATATGGGCGATGCGGTCTATGAGATGGCGATTCGGCAGTATCTCATCTCGCTGCCGAATCATCGGCCGCATGTGCTGCACCGGCAGGCGACACGCTATGTGTCGGCCAAGTCGCAGGCGCGGGCGCTTGGGCGACTGGCGCCGCAGCTGACGCCGGAGGAGGCGGACATCGTCCGCCAGGGGCGCAACGCTAAGTCTGCGGTGCCGAAGAGCGCCAATGTGAATGAGTACCGCCAGGCGACAGCGCTAGAGGCGCTGTTCGGCTACTTGTACTTAAGCGGCCGGAGCGACCGCATTCGGGAGTTGGCCGAGATTGTTGTGCAGGCGCCGGAAGAGGAGCAAGCGCCGGCACAGACGGAGCAGCCGGGGAATCCGGAAGCACTGGGCTTGGCTGAGCGGCCGGAGAAGCGGGATTGA
- the cysS gene encoding cysteine--tRNA ligase, with protein MTLQIYNTMTRRKETFEPIHPDKVNMYVCGPTVYDYIHIGNARPQIVFDVVRRYLEQIGYEVNYVVNFTDVDDRLIRKSIELGEPVPVIAEKFIQAFYEDIDGIGVRRATHNPRVLDHIEEIIAFIANLVEEGYAYESGKDVYFRTNRFAEYGKLSHQNLEELQHGIRVEVDERKENPEDFVLWKAAKPGEISWPSPWGEGRPGWHIECSAMARKFLGDTLDIHGGGQDLQFPHHECEVAQSESLTGKPLANIWMHNGYIHINNEKMSKSLGNGVIVKELRARYKMEAIRYFILATHYRNPLNFSEEAMMQAEKSVGRIVNAVQNLRHLLKSAEDAAEREPDEALQQKLAGILDTFDAKMQEDFNTADAITAVFDWVNLANSTMQQGTQDERQTANLQALLDAVEAMNNVLGLVPEQEEEDLLDEEIDRLIQERTDARKAKNWARADEIRDMLTAEGIILEDTPQGIRWRRK; from the coding sequence ATGACGCTTCAGATTTACAACACGATGACGCGCCGCAAAGAAACATTCGAGCCGATCCATCCGGATAAGGTGAACATGTATGTGTGCGGCCCGACCGTGTACGATTATATTCATATCGGAAATGCCAGGCCCCAGATCGTATTCGATGTGGTGCGGCGCTATTTGGAACAGATCGGTTATGAGGTGAACTATGTCGTGAACTTCACCGATGTCGATGATCGCCTCATCCGCAAGTCGATCGAGCTGGGCGAGCCCGTGCCTGTCATCGCGGAAAAGTTCATCCAGGCGTTCTACGAGGATATCGACGGCATCGGCGTCCGCCGGGCGACGCACAACCCGCGCGTGCTCGATCATATCGAGGAAATTATCGCCTTCATCGCGAATCTGGTGGAGGAAGGCTATGCCTATGAATCCGGCAAGGATGTCTATTTCCGCACGAACCGCTTCGCCGAATACGGCAAGCTGTCCCATCAGAACCTGGAGGAGCTGCAGCACGGCATCCGGGTCGAGGTCGACGAGCGGAAGGAGAATCCGGAAGACTTCGTGCTCTGGAAGGCGGCGAAGCCGGGGGAGATCTCGTGGCCGAGCCCGTGGGGCGAGGGCCGTCCGGGCTGGCATATCGAATGCTCCGCCATGGCACGCAAATTCCTGGGAGATACGCTGGACATTCACGGCGGAGGCCAGGATCTGCAGTTCCCGCATCATGAATGCGAAGTGGCGCAATCCGAATCGCTCACCGGCAAGCCGCTCGCGAATATTTGGATGCATAACGGGTACATTCATATCAACAACGAAAAAATGTCGAAATCGCTCGGCAACGGCGTGATCGTCAAGGAACTCCGCGCGCGCTACAAGATGGAGGCGATTCGCTACTTCATCCTCGCCACCCATTACCGCAACCCGCTGAATTTCAGCGAGGAAGCGATGATGCAGGCCGAGAAGAGCGTAGGCCGCATCGTCAATGCGGTCCAGAATCTTCGCCATCTGCTCAAGTCGGCGGAGGACGCGGCGGAGCGGGAGCCGGACGAAGCTTTGCAGCAGAAGCTGGCCGGCATCCTCGATACGTTCGACGCGAAGATGCAGGAGGACTTCAATACGGCTGATGCGATTACGGCCGTGTTCGATTGGGTTAACCTGGCGAACAGCACGATGCAGCAGGGAACCCAGGACGAGCGGCAGACGGCGAATCTGCAAGCGCTGCTCGATGCGGTCGAGGCGATGAACAACGTGCTCGGGCTCGTCCCGGAGCAGGAGGAAGAGGATCTGCTTGACGAGGAGATCGACCGCCTGATTCAAGAGCGCACGGACGCGCGCAAGGCGAAGAACTGGGCGCGCGCGGATGAGATTCGCGATATGCTGACCGCCGAGGGCATTATCCTGGAAGATACGCCGCAAGGCATCCGTTGGCGCCGCAAATGA
- the cysE gene encoding serine O-acetyltransferase — translation MRRIYRRMQSDIRAVFENDPAARSRFEVIFTYSGLHAIWAHLVAHWFYKHRWFTLARIISQVSRFITGIEIHPGARIGERLFIDHGMGVVIGETCEIGNDVVIYQGVTLGGTGKEKGKRHPTIGNNVVIASGAKVLGSFKVGDNSNIGANSVVLREVPANCTVVGIPGRIVKQDGVRVDRLNHAQLPDPVIDMLRGMQREIDALRTELEQQKQETAALREGSAKIAQRQ, via the coding sequence ATGCGACGCATCTATCGAAGAATGCAATCCGATATCCGGGCCGTATTCGAGAACGACCCGGCGGCACGCAGCCGATTTGAAGTCATCTTTACGTACTCCGGCCTGCACGCGATCTGGGCGCATCTGGTGGCGCACTGGTTCTATAAACACCGTTGGTTCACGCTCGCCCGCATCATCTCCCAGGTGAGCCGCTTCATAACGGGCATCGAGATTCATCCCGGCGCCCGCATCGGGGAACGGCTGTTCATCGACCACGGCATGGGCGTCGTTATCGGCGAGACCTGCGAGATCGGGAACGATGTCGTCATCTATCAAGGGGTCACGCTCGGCGGAACCGGCAAGGAGAAGGGCAAGCGCCACCCGACGATAGGCAACAACGTCGTCATCGCCTCCGGGGCCAAGGTGCTTGGTTCGTTCAAGGTGGGCGATAATTCCAACATCGGCGCCAACTCCGTCGTCCTGCGGGAGGTGCCGGCCAACTGTACAGTCGTTGGCATCCCGGGACGGATCGTGAAGCAGGACGGTGTCCGTGTCGACCGGCTCAACCATGCCCAGCTGCCGGATCCGGTCATCGACATGCTGCGCGGGATGCAGCGGGAGATCGATGCGCTGCGCACCGAGCTGGAGCAACAGAAGCAAGAGACGGCAGCCCTTCGCGAGGGCTCCGCGAAAATTGCTCAACGTCAATAG
- the gltX gene encoding glutamate--tRNA ligase → MSNDIRVRYAPSPTGHLHIGNARTALFNYLFARHQGGEFIIRIEDTDVKRNVEGGEENQFKYMQWLGMDWDESVDVGGEYGPYRQTERLDIYNKHVDELLERGLAYHCYCTEQELEADREAQMARGETPKYAGTCRHLTAEDRARLEAEGRQPSIRFAVPEQRSYTFHDLVKGEITFESETTGDWVIVKKDGIPTYNFAVVLDDYLMRISHVLRGEDHITNTLRQLMIYEAFGWEAPVFGHMTLIVNENRKKLSKRDESIIQFMEQYEQLGYLPEAMLNFIALLGWSPEGEEEIFSREELIRIFDANRLSKSPAVFDTNKLAHLNNVYMKQADPERIAALAIPHLQKAGRLPEALSEEQHAWAKALVKLYQEQMTCASDIVELSEMFFRDELAIDEEAKAILEEPQVPAVLQALHAKLEAADAWDADMVKAALKEVQKETGAKGKGLFMPVRVAVSGQMHGRDLNETIVLLGKETVLNRLRQGA, encoded by the coding sequence ATGAGCAACGACATTCGTGTCCGCTATGCGCCAAGTCCGACAGGACATCTGCATATCGGCAATGCGCGCACGGCATTATTCAACTATTTATTCGCACGTCATCAAGGCGGGGAATTCATCATCCGCATCGAGGATACGGACGTGAAGCGCAATGTGGAAGGCGGCGAAGAGAATCAGTTCAAGTATATGCAATGGCTCGGCATGGATTGGGACGAGAGCGTCGATGTCGGCGGAGAATACGGGCCGTATCGTCAGACTGAGCGTCTCGATATTTATAACAAGCATGTGGACGAGCTGCTGGAGCGCGGTCTCGCCTACCACTGTTACTGTACCGAGCAGGAACTGGAGGCGGATCGGGAAGCGCAGATGGCGCGAGGGGAGACGCCGAAGTACGCTGGTACTTGCCGCCATCTGACGGCAGAGGACCGGGCGCGCTTGGAAGCGGAAGGCCGCCAGCCGAGCATCCGCTTCGCGGTGCCGGAGCAGCGCTCCTATACGTTCCACGATCTCGTCAAGGGCGAGATTACGTTCGAGTCCGAGACGACCGGCGACTGGGTCATCGTGAAGAAGGACGGCATCCCGACCTACAACTTTGCCGTCGTGCTCGATGATTACTTGATGCGCATCTCGCATGTGCTGCGCGGCGAAGATCATATCACGAATACGCTGCGCCAATTGATGATCTACGAAGCATTCGGGTGGGAAGCACCGGTATTCGGGCATATGACGCTCATCGTGAACGAGAACCGGAAGAAGCTGAGCAAGCGGGACGAGTCGATCATCCAGTTCATGGAGCAATACGAGCAGCTCGGCTATTTGCCGGAAGCGATGCTGAACTTCATCGCGCTGCTTGGCTGGTCGCCGGAAGGGGAAGAGGAGATTTTCTCCCGCGAGGAGTTGATTCGGATCTTCGATGCGAACCGGCTGTCGAAGAGTCCGGCCGTATTTGACACGAACAAATTGGCTCACTTGAATAACGTATACATGAAGCAGGCGGATCCGGAGCGGATTGCGGCGCTCGCCATCCCGCACTTGCAGAAGGCGGGACGCCTGCCGGAGGCGCTGAGCGAAGAGCAGCATGCTTGGGCGAAGGCGCTCGTGAAGCTGTATCAGGAGCAGATGACCTGCGCTTCGGACATCGTTGAGCTGTCGGAGATGTTCTTCCGCGATGAGCTGGCGATAGACGAAGAGGCGAAGGCCATCCTCGAGGAGCCGCAGGTTCCGGCGGTGCTGCAGGCGCTGCACGCCAAGCTCGAAGCGGCGGACGCGTGGGACGCCGACATGGTCAAGGCTGCATTGAAGGAAGTGCAGAAGGAGACCGGCGCCAAGGGCAAAGGGCTGTTCATGCCGGTCCGCGTTGCCGTATCCGGCCAGATGCATGGACGGGATCTGAACGAGACGATCGTGCTGCTCGGCAAAGAGACGGTTCTGAACCGTCTCCGCCAAGGCGCGTAG
- the ispF gene encoding 2-C-methyl-D-erythritol 2,4-cyclodiphosphate synthase, translated as MIRVGQGFDVHQLVEGRPCIIGGVHIPYDKGLLGHSDADVLLHTVSDAVLGALGLGDIGKHFPDTDEAYKDADSSVLLEKVWALAKERGYRLGNLDCTIIAQKPKMLPYVPEMAANLARLLEADVSQINVKATTTEQLGFTGRGEGIAAQAVVCLFHVSQ; from the coding sequence ATGATACGAGTGGGACAAGGCTTCGATGTCCACCAATTGGTGGAAGGCCGTCCTTGCATTATCGGAGGCGTGCATATTCCGTATGACAAGGGGCTGCTGGGGCACTCCGATGCGGACGTGCTGCTGCATACGGTCAGCGACGCGGTGCTCGGGGCGCTCGGGCTGGGCGATATCGGCAAGCACTTCCCGGATACGGACGAAGCATATAAGGACGCAGACAGCAGCGTCCTGCTGGAGAAGGTATGGGCGCTGGCGAAGGAGCGGGGCTACCGGCTCGGCAACCTCGACTGCACGATTATCGCGCAGAAGCCGAAGATGCTGCCGTATGTGCCGGAGATGGCCGCCAATCTGGCGCGTCTCCTGGAAGCGGACGTGTCGCAGATCAACGTCAAGGCGACGACCACCGAGCAGCTCGGCTTCACGGGCCGGGGGGAAGGCATCGCGGCGCAAGCGGTTGTGTGCTTATTTCACGTTTCGCAGTGA
- the ispD gene encoding 2-C-methyl-D-erythritol 4-phosphate cytidylyltransferase, whose protein sequence is MEQGFGVVIVAAGRGSRMGAAESKQYLPLLDKPVIIHTLERFQTMPACEAIVWVVSPEDTARCAAWQEECGLDKVRAIVAGGAERQHSVYAGLQAVRALGLDYVLIHDGVRPFVETDSVEACYRAAREHGAAVLAVPVKDTIKQVNGGVITATPDRRSLWAIQTPQAFRLADVMAAHEQAAKDGFIGTDDAMLVERAGMQVRIVEGEYTNVKLTTPDDLEWASWWLARRAARSGEER, encoded by the coding sequence ATGGAACAGGGCTTTGGAGTGGTTATCGTGGCGGCCGGCAGAGGATCGCGCATGGGCGCCGCCGAGAGCAAGCAATATTTACCGCTGCTGGACAAGCCGGTCATTATACATACGCTGGAGCGGTTCCAGACGATGCCGGCATGCGAAGCCATCGTCTGGGTCGTCTCCCCGGAGGATACGGCCCGCTGCGCCGCTTGGCAGGAGGAGTGCGGCTTGGACAAGGTCCGGGCTATCGTCGCCGGCGGCGCGGAGCGGCAGCATTCCGTGTACGCCGGGCTCCAGGCGGTCCGGGCGCTAGGCCTGGACTATGTGTTGATTCACGACGGCGTGCGGCCATTCGTGGAGACGGACAGCGTAGAGGCATGCTATCGGGCTGCCAGAGAGCATGGGGCGGCCGTCCTGGCCGTGCCGGTGAAGGATACGATTAAGCAGGTGAACGGAGGCGTCATTACGGCGACGCCGGACCGACGCAGCTTGTGGGCGATTCAGACCCCACAGGCTTTTCGTCTTGCCGACGTGATGGCGGCGCATGAACAGGCCGCTAAGGACGGATTCATCGGCACCGACGATGCGATGCTGGTGGAGCGGGCCGGGATGCAGGTCCGCATCGTGGAAGGGGAATACACGAATGTGAAGCTGACGACGCCCGACGATCTGGAATGGGCGTCCTGGTGGCTCGCCCGCCGCGCAGCACGGTCAGGGGAAGAGCGGTAA
- a CDS encoding PIN/TRAM domain-containing protein, whose protein sequence is MFKRWFTGIAGLIGAWAGWELHGYWYAQTMGFTGLVNPGLSAGRLTWALGGAFCLFVISRVLYMPLAKSWNGWRERIALVSTGTLVTGTAGAFAGICFGALLTPLLREFGSGGLMLSAVLLVLFASAGVQIALMKQQDMAEWIAALPWLSEPVPEEEEVRFEEHKILDTSVIIDGRIADICKTGFIEGTIVIPEFVLEELQHIADSSDLLKRNRGRRGLDILNKIQKELEVKVLIYEGDFEEISEVDSKLVKLAKVLKGKVVTNDFNLNKVCELQGVSVLNINDLANAVKPVVLPGEEIVVQVIKDGKEHGQGVAYLDDGTMIVVEGGREYIGMTMEVLVTSVLQTSAGRMIFAKPKLLEKAQ, encoded by the coding sequence ATGTTCAAACGTTGGTTTACCGGAATAGCGGGCCTTATCGGCGCCTGGGCCGGTTGGGAGCTCCATGGCTATTGGTATGCCCAGACCATGGGCTTCACGGGATTGGTGAATCCGGGACTATCTGCCGGCCGGCTCACATGGGCGTTAGGCGGGGCATTTTGCTTATTCGTAATCAGTCGTGTACTTTATATGCCGTTGGCAAAAAGCTGGAATGGATGGCGGGAGCGCATCGCGCTCGTGTCCACAGGAACCTTGGTTACGGGCACGGCCGGCGCCTTCGCCGGAATCTGCTTCGGCGCGCTGCTGACGCCGCTGCTGCGTGAATTCGGAAGCGGCGGGCTGATGCTGTCGGCCGTACTATTGGTGCTGTTCGCCAGCGCGGGCGTGCAGATCGCGCTGATGAAGCAGCAGGATATGGCGGAATGGATCGCCGCCCTGCCATGGCTGAGCGAGCCGGTGCCGGAGGAAGAAGAGGTTCGTTTCGAAGAGCATAAAATATTGGACACGAGTGTCATCATCGACGGCCGCATCGCCGATATCTGCAAGACAGGATTTATTGAAGGGACGATCGTGATCCCGGAATTCGTGCTGGAAGAGCTGCAGCATATCGCTGATTCGTCGGACCTGCTGAAGCGGAACCGCGGCCGGAGAGGCTTGGATATTTTGAATAAGATCCAGAAAGAACTGGAAGTGAAGGTGCTGATCTACGAAGGAGACTTCGAGGAAATCTCCGAGGTGGACAGCAAGCTGGTGAAGCTGGCCAAAGTGTTGAAAGGCAAAGTGGTCACGAACGACTTCAACTTGAATAAAGTATGCGAGCTGCAGGGCGTGTCGGTTCTGAACATCAACGACCTGGCCAATGCGGTCAAGCCGGTCGTCTTGCCTGGCGAGGAGATCGTCGTCCAGGTCATCAAGGACGGCAAGGAGCATGGCCAAGGCGTCGCTTATCTGGATGACGGCACGATGATCGTCGTCGAAGGCGGACGCGAGTATATCGGCATGACGATGGAGGTGCTCGTGACGAGCGTACTGCAGACGTCGGCCGGACGCATGATTTTTGCCAAGCCGAAACTGTTGGAAAAAGCCCAATAA
- a CDS encoding DUF1573 domain-containing protein, with protein sequence MSTPNLQALQEQVADLVLRHRSLLDILSKYGQSDASVNRAVTKAITECGCLELHAKRQPYKAEMDVEEARQSLESHVHGHLCENCKDIVKHELGKHLFYMSALCNLLDISLDDVVKQESSRCDTLGIFNLS encoded by the coding sequence ATGAGTACTCCCAATTTGCAAGCGCTCCAAGAGCAAGTAGCCGATCTTGTACTGCGACACCGGAGCCTGTTGGACATTCTGTCCAAGTACGGCCAGTCCGACGCCTCGGTTAACCGTGCCGTTACGAAAGCAATCACTGAATGCGGATGCCTGGAGCTTCATGCCAAGCGTCAGCCTTATAAGGCAGAGATGGACGTGGAGGAAGCTCGCCAGTCCCTCGAAAGCCATGTACACGGCCATTTATGCGAAAATTGCAAAGATATCGTGAAGCACGAACTGGGCAAGCATCTGTTCTATATGTCGGCTCTGTGCAACCTCCTCGACATCAGCCTTGACGATGTGGTGAAGCAGGAATCCAGCCGGTGCGATACGCTCGGTATCTTTAACTTGTCTTGA
- the pssA gene encoding CDP-diacylglycerol--serine O-phosphatidyltransferase, with amino-acid sequence MITKSIPSLFTVGNLFLGIISIMLAFHNNYDLAALMIIIAMLLDGLDGRVARALNAQSEFGKELDSLSDVISFGVAPAFIMYVVAFSDMTPALGWVVTAIFPICGALRLARFNVKAGIPGYFIGLPIPAAGGVACTLALFHESIPAPYLIIAMLLLSYLMVSTVKYPNFKKVGISKKALWLTPFVIAAAVGIALWKPEQTPKLIFVPLVLYALLGLKKNVRMLNRRRGKQRDSEEWVRSKHS; translated from the coding sequence ATGATTACAAAGTCCATTCCGAGCTTGTTTACCGTTGGTAACCTGTTCCTCGGAATCATTTCCATCATGCTTGCGTTTCATAATAATTATGATTTGGCTGCTCTCATGATTATCATCGCAATGCTGCTGGATGGTCTCGACGGCCGCGTGGCCCGGGCCTTGAACGCGCAGAGCGAATTCGGCAAAGAGCTTGATTCCTTGTCCGATGTCATTTCCTTCGGTGTGGCGCCGGCATTTATTATGTACGTTGTAGCTTTTAGCGATATGACTCCAGCATTGGGATGGGTAGTGACCGCCATCTTCCCGATCTGCGGGGCGCTCCGGCTGGCCCGCTTCAATGTGAAGGCAGGCATTCCGGGTTACTTCATCGGCTTGCCGATTCCGGCTGCAGGCGGTGTGGCCTGCACCTTGGCGCTGTTCCATGAAAGTATTCCGGCACCGTATCTCATCATCGCCATGCTTTTGTTATCGTACTTAATGGTTAGCACCGTGAAATACCCGAATTTCAAAAAGGTCGGCATTTCCAAAAAAGCGCTCTGGCTGACGCCTTTCGTCATCGCGGCAGCTGTCGGCATCGCGCTCTGGAAGCCGGAGCAGACGCCGAAGCTTATTTTCGTGCCGCTGGTCCTGTACGCTCTGCTCGGCTTAAAAAAAAACGTTAGGATGCTGAACCGGCGTCGAGGCAAGCAGCGTGATTCGGAAGAATGGGTCCGCTCGAAGCATTCGTAA